The following coding sequences are from one candidate division KSB1 bacterium window:
- a CDS encoding BtpA/SgcQ family protein codes for MKFKDIFKTPKPIIACVHLMPLPGSPRYSGKIAEIYDTALSEVEIFKRYPIDGLIVENFRDIPFYPNKLPTETIAAMAAVTREIVNVVEIPVGVNALRNDAQSALAVATATEADFIRVNVHMDAVVSDQGIIEGAAHKTLRLRASLRSNVLIFADVGVKHSAPLGNRGLAAKTRDLTERGQADAIIVSGESTGSETQTEDIDIVRQNTSLPILIGSGVTPENLAKVYSKVDGLIVGSTFKKDGKADNFVEESRVKAFSDKIVKVK; via the coding sequence ATGAAATTCAAAGATATATTCAAAACTCCCAAACCGATTATCGCCTGCGTTCATCTGATGCCTCTCCCGGGTTCGCCGCGCTATTCGGGAAAAATAGCTGAAATCTACGACACCGCCCTTTCTGAGGTAGAAATTTTTAAGCGCTATCCGATAGATGGACTCATTGTTGAAAATTTCCGGGACATACCATTTTATCCGAATAAACTGCCCACAGAAACTATTGCTGCAATGGCTGCCGTAACTCGTGAAATCGTAAATGTGGTTGAGATTCCGGTTGGAGTGAACGCGTTGCGGAATGATGCCCAGTCAGCGCTTGCCGTTGCCACCGCAACTGAAGCCGACTTCATCAGGGTGAATGTGCACATGGACGCTGTGGTCTCGGACCAGGGAATTATCGAAGGGGCTGCTCATAAAACGTTGCGGTTGCGGGCTAGTCTCAGATCGAATGTGCTCATCTTCGCCGATGTGGGCGTCAAACATTCAGCTCCCTTGGGCAACCGCGGGCTGGCCGCTAAAACCAGGGACTTAACCGAGCGCGGCCAGGCGGATGCTATTATCGTTTCCGGTGAATCAACCGGTTCAGAAACCCAAACCGAAGACATCGATATCGTGCGGCAAAACACAAGCCTGCCAATTCTAATCGGCAGCGGCGTGACTCCCGAAAATCTTGCTAAAGTTTATTCTAAAGTGGACGGATTGATTGTCGGCAGCACGTTCAAGAAAGATGGTAAAGCTGATAATTTTGTAGAAGAGTCGAGAGTAAAAGCTTTTTCGGATAAGATAGTTAAAGTGAAGTAA